From a single candidate division KSB1 bacterium genomic region:
- a CDS encoding NHL repeat-containing protein encodes MLTLLINFVLFFSAPFASVTEYNVKFLFAFPEAPILGLSISRPQAIAIDPEGSVYIIDTGNNRIVKFNNKGEYVFTLGGFGWETEQFDRPLDITAKTGLEVFVADFNNERIERYDKKLNYISSFYSEETFSTNLQFGFPSGVDVSAHGELFICDNENNRILKLNTLGEPVVSFGDFNWGDGQLEHPAKVEVSPGNLIYVSDQSANQIVVFDYFGNFVSKFGKGVLNNPQGMIWSQNKLFVADSGNDRLVVFDQNHRLIYSWGDEGSKIGAFKNPVDVAVFDGRIYVLDSGNNRVQVFELIEN; translated from the coding sequence ATGCTTACTCTCCTTATTAATTTTGTACTGTTCTTTAGCGCCCCTTTTGCGAGCGTAACAGAATATAACGTAAAGTTTCTATTTGCTTTTCCTGAAGCGCCCATATTAGGATTGTCTATCTCGCGACCCCAGGCAATCGCCATTGATCCGGAAGGTTCAGTTTACATTATAGACACTGGAAACAATCGAATCGTGAAATTTAATAATAAAGGGGAGTATGTGTTCACGCTTGGCGGTTTCGGTTGGGAAACCGAACAATTCGATCGCCCGCTGGATATTACGGCAAAGACCGGTTTGGAGGTTTTTGTGGCCGATTTCAATAATGAACGAATTGAACGCTATGATAAAAAACTAAACTACATTTCCTCTTTCTATTCGGAGGAAACCTTTTCAACTAATTTGCAATTTGGATTTCCCAGTGGCGTCGATGTGTCTGCCCATGGAGAACTTTTTATTTGCGATAACGAAAATAATAGGATATTAAAACTCAACACACTTGGTGAGCCAGTTGTCAGTTTTGGAGATTTTAATTGGGGGGATGGCCAGCTTGAGCATCCCGCCAAAGTTGAAGTCAGTCCGGGCAACTTAATTTATGTCTCGGATCAAAGTGCAAATCAGATCGTCGTATTTGATTACTTCGGGAATTTTGTTTCAAAATTTGGAAAGGGTGTGCTAAACAACCCCCAAGGCATGATCTGGTCTCAAAACAAGCTCTTCGTTGCGGATTCAGGGAATGACCGTTTGGTGGTGTTTGATCAAAATCACCGGCTCATTTATTCCTGGGGCGACGAAGGTTCAAAAATCGGTGCTTTCAAGAATCCGGTCGATGTTGCGGTATTCGATGGACGAATTTATGTTCTTGATTCGGGCAATAATCGTGTTCAGGTTTTTGAATTAATTGAGAATTAA
- a CDS encoding geranylgeranylglycerol-phosphate geranylgeranyltransferase: MNFNLKSYFLLIRPINIFIGALTIWVGASLSGAIYPLGKVVLACVSGSLIMAGGNVINDYFDVEIDRVNKPLRPLPSNAVRLSSVSGFAIILFALGVFLSIFIFPSAVFVTVITSIGLFFYSAKLKQTVFLGNIAVSLFSASAFVYGGIAVGRWHGALVPAGFAFLFHLGREIIKDIEDQSADKTVSAQTLPLRFGTKTALKVTTVVFLSLILFTFFPYIFGIYEEIYFWVVLIGVDLVIVAALGFMWKHPSPESLRRISATLKADMPIGLLAIYLGLPN; the protein is encoded by the coding sequence ATGAATTTTAATCTAAAAAGCTACTTTCTCCTCATTAGACCCATTAATATTTTCATTGGCGCTTTGACTATTTGGGTCGGTGCTTCCTTGAGTGGGGCAATTTATCCTTTGGGGAAAGTCGTACTCGCCTGTGTTTCGGGGAGCCTGATTATGGCAGGCGGGAACGTAATCAATGATTATTTTGATGTGGAAATCGATCGTGTGAATAAGCCGCTTCGCCCGCTACCTTCCAACGCCGTAAGGCTGAGTAGCGTGTCAGGTTTCGCAATTATTTTGTTTGCTTTAGGTGTTTTTCTTAGTATATTTATTTTTCCGAGTGCAGTTTTTGTGACGGTAATTACATCCATTGGGCTTTTTTTTTATAGTGCAAAATTAAAACAAACTGTTTTTCTTGGAAATATTGCAGTAAGCCTGTTTTCAGCCTCAGCTTTTGTTTACGGAGGGATAGCGGTCGGCCGTTGGCACGGAGCGTTAGTTCCGGCCGGCTTTGCTTTTCTATTTCATTTGGGCCGGGAAATTATTAAAGATATAGAGGACCAAAGTGCTGATAAAACGGTCTCGGCACAGACGCTTCCACTTAGGTTTGGAACGAAAACCGCGTTAAAAGTTACGACCGTCGTTTTTCTTAGCTTAATCCTATTCACATTTTTTCCTTATATTTTTGGTATTTACGAAGAAATATATTTCTGGGTTGTACTGATTGGAGTCGATTTAGTGATTGTGGCCGCGCTGGGATTTATGTGGAAACACCCCTCCCCGGAATCTCTGAGACGAATTTCCGCAACATTGAAAGCAGATATGCCCATCGGTTTACTTGCAATTTATCTCGGTCTTCCAAATTAA
- the maf gene encoding septum formation protein Maf, giving the protein MDGKKLILASASPRRENLLKMIGFDFEVVDSQVDEQSEVYTIPEVHVLELAQKKALKVAEKIKSGLIIGADTIVVLNNIILGKPKDAKQAKEILRQLSDRTHTVYTGFTIVEKPSGEMVSEFEKTLVSFRKLADEEIVRYIQSGSPLDKAGGYGIQDQGALFVEKIDGCFYNVMGLPVTKLYQALGKFIRD; this is encoded by the coding sequence TTGGATGGTAAGAAGTTGATTTTAGCTTCGGCCTCACCTCGACGCGAAAATTTACTCAAAATGATTGGCTTCGATTTCGAGGTGGTCGATAGTCAGGTAGACGAACAGAGCGAAGTTTATACAATTCCGGAAGTGCATGTTCTTGAGCTTGCACAAAAGAAAGCTTTAAAAGTTGCTGAAAAAATAAAAAGCGGTTTGATTATCGGGGCGGATACGATCGTTGTTCTGAACAATATAATATTGGGCAAACCCAAAGATGCCAAACAAGCCAAAGAAATCCTAAGACAGTTAAGTGACAGAACTCACACGGTTTATACCGGCTTCACAATAGTTGAGAAACCTTCTGGGGAAATGGTGAGTGAATTTGAAAAAACCCTGGTTAGCTTTCGGAAGCTTGCAGATGAAGAAATTGTTCGATATATTCAATCCGGAAGCCCTCTTGACAAAGCCGGCGGCTATGGAATTCAGGATCAAGGGGCACTTTTTGTAGAGAAAATTGACGGGTGTTTTTACAACGTGATGGGTTTGCCGGTTACAAAGTTGTATCAGGCGCTCGGAAAGTTTATCAGAGACTAA
- the frr gene encoding ribosome recycling factor, producing the protein MDIKEIQKDAETRMQKGVENTRSELSKIRTGKASPAMLDTVRVEYYGSMVPLKQVANVNTPEARLLTIQPWEKNLIAEIEKAIQKADLGLNPVNDGILIRLPIPQLTEERRKDLVRLCHKLVEEGRITIRNVRRDTNDKLKSIEREHEISEDQYHTTMDDIQKLTDQYIKEVDEILAKKEEEVMEV; encoded by the coding sequence CGTATGCAAAAGGGCGTGGAAAATACCCGCAGCGAACTTTCCAAAATCAGAACCGGCAAGGCGTCTCCAGCGATGCTCGATACGGTGAGGGTCGAATATTATGGGTCAATGGTTCCTCTTAAACAAGTTGCGAACGTAAATACTCCTGAGGCCCGGCTACTGACCATTCAGCCGTGGGAGAAAAACCTGATTGCTGAAATCGAGAAGGCTATTCAAAAAGCTGACCTGGGCTTAAATCCTGTCAACGACGGCATACTTATACGGCTTCCAATTCCTCAGCTCACGGAAGAGCGGCGCAAGGATTTAGTTCGGCTCTGTCACAAACTGGTTGAAGAAGGAAGAATCACAATTCGAAACGTGCGTAGAGACACCAATGATAAGTTGAAATCCATAGAAAGGGAACATGAAATCTCCGAAGATCAATACCACACCACAATGGATGACATTCAAAAACTCACGGATCAATATATTAAAGAGGTGGACGAAATCTTAGCCAAAAAAGAGGAAGAAGTCATGGAAGTTTAG
- a CDS encoding helix-turn-helix domain-containing protein, translated as MENIGGILKKNRKDQGKTLEEVNEKTKISLEHLKLLEKNDYTFLPETYVKSFIKNYALALGLDGDDLVDRYAQNQEEKKKHKEEHEKEVEIETRPSSSKQKAIEWALGVGSLVLLISLILVYFQYKSQIHAQPAEPLQNFIKRENALAEIVLQEAGSMQNGHAGSPLELEIRVKEKVWLRLTIDNQPQSEYQLSPTQNKKWTAVNRFEIVIGKMTTDDQASSFDESNRGSQNEKVHLTFTRAAFTKPNK; from the coding sequence ATGGAAAATATTGGAGGGATACTTAAAAAGAACCGGAAAGATCAAGGCAAGACTTTAGAAGAAGTAAATGAGAAAACTAAAATTAGTCTCGAGCATTTGAAATTACTTGAGAAAAATGATTACACATTTCTGCCTGAAACGTATGTAAAGTCTTTTATAAAAAATTATGCTTTGGCATTGGGGCTTGATGGCGACGACTTAGTAGATCGTTATGCGCAAAATCAAGAGGAAAAAAAGAAACACAAAGAAGAACATGAAAAAGAAGTCGAAATTGAAACCAGACCTTCCTCCTCTAAACAGAAAGCAATTGAATGGGCTTTGGGAGTCGGATCACTTGTTCTGCTTATAAGCCTGATTCTTGTTTATTTTCAATATAAATCTCAAATACATGCGCAGCCGGCCGAACCTTTGCAAAATTTTATAAAAAGAGAGAATGCGCTGGCGGAGATCGTTCTTCAAGAAGCGGGTTCAATGCAGAATGGTCATGCTGGCTCACCTCTTGAATTAGAAATAAGAGTAAAAGAAAAAGTCTGGCTTCGATTGACAATTGATAACCAGCCGCAATCTGAATACCAGCTTTCTCCGACACAGAACAAGAAATGGACAGCGGTAAATCGATTCGAGATTGTCATTGGCAAAATGACAACTGATGACCAGGCTTCTAGTTTTGATGAAAGTAATCGTGGTTCCCAAAATGAAAAAGTTCATTTGACTTTTACGAGAGCGGCGTTTACTAAACCCAATAAATGA
- the mpl gene encoding UDP-N-acetylmuramate:L-alanyl-gamma-D-glutamyl-meso-diaminopimelate ligase, with translation MNLSPQSIKSIYLVAICGTGMTALAGMLKEQGYEVRGSDQNVYPPMSTFLEKMDIPVFDGYDESHLSPPPDLVVIGNSMSRGNPEVEAVLENKLPYISLPMALSEFFICGHYSCVVSGTHGKTTTSSLLAWMLESAGKDPSFFIGGIPENFGKGSKLGQGEVFVSEGDEYDSAFFDKGSKFLHYRPDLVILNNVEFDHADIFRDLEDVEVAFSRLINLIPRNGYLLSCWDDPVVKKLSSKTFSNLITFGLSEDADWRAVNISPEENGTSFDVLFKKEKFGNFTTPLFGLHMVRNCLGVTAVCHILGLQAEEIRDGLASFKNVRRRLQYHGEARGIKVFDDFAHHPTEIKTTLEALRSRFPRRRLWAVFEPRTATSKRNIFQSRFVEALAVADKVILTPLYVPEKVPEGERLSVEKICQLLENQNTPSRVLPADEGMMSFLKENLRANDVVLFMSNGDFNQIPANLIKQI, from the coding sequence ATGAATCTTAGTCCACAATCCATTAAATCTATTTACCTTGTAGCCATTTGCGGCACCGGGATGACTGCACTCGCCGGAATGCTAAAGGAACAGGGGTACGAAGTCAGGGGTTCGGATCAAAATGTTTACCCCCCGATGAGCACGTTCCTGGAAAAAATGGACATCCCTGTTTTCGACGGCTATGATGAAAGCCATTTAAGTCCTCCGCCCGATTTAGTGGTCATCGGAAATTCCATGTCGCGTGGCAACCCGGAAGTTGAAGCTGTTCTTGAAAATAAATTGCCTTATATTTCACTGCCAATGGCGCTTAGTGAATTCTTTATTTGCGGGCATTACTCCTGTGTTGTTTCCGGAACACACGGTAAAACCACGACAAGTTCTTTGTTGGCCTGGATGCTGGAAAGTGCCGGAAAAGATCCGAGCTTTTTTATCGGCGGCATTCCCGAAAACTTTGGCAAAGGTTCAAAGTTGGGCCAGGGTGAAGTATTTGTTTCGGAAGGAGACGAGTACGACTCGGCTTTTTTTGATAAAGGTTCTAAGTTTTTACACTATCGGCCTGACTTGGTGATCCTGAACAATGTTGAGTTCGATCATGCAGATATATTCAGGGATCTTGAAGACGTCGAAGTTGCATTCAGCAGATTGATAAATCTAATCCCCCGAAACGGCTATCTGCTTTCATGCTGGGATGACCCCGTTGTGAAGAAACTGAGTTCTAAAACATTTTCCAACTTGATCACTTTTGGACTCAGTGAAGATGCCGACTGGCGAGCTGTTAATATTTCGCCGGAGGAAAATGGTACGAGCTTTGATGTTCTTTTTAAAAAAGAAAAGTTTGGAAATTTTACAACGCCACTGTTCGGTTTACATATGGTCAGAAACTGTCTGGGAGTAACTGCAGTATGTCATATTTTGGGCTTGCAAGCAGAAGAGATTCGAGACGGGCTCGCATCCTTTAAAAATGTGCGACGCAGGTTGCAATATCACGGTGAGGCAAGGGGGATCAAAGTTTTCGACGATTTTGCTCACCACCCGACGGAAATTAAGACAACCCTTGAAGCGCTGCGAAGCCGTTTCCCAAGGCGGAGATTGTGGGCTGTTTTCGAGCCGCGTACGGCTACGAGTAAACGTAATATTTTTCAAAGTAGATTTGTGGAGGCTTTAGCCGTTGCCGACAAGGTCATTCTAACTCCTTTGTATGTTCCGGAAAAAGTGCCGGAAGGAGAACGGCTTTCTGTAGAAAAGATTTGTCAACTTCTCGAAAATCAAAATACACCAAGCAGGGTTCTACCTGCTGATGAGGGCATGATGTCATTTTTAAAAGAAAACTTAAGAGCGAACGATGTCGTATTGTTTATGAGCAATGGAGATTTTAATCAAATTCCAGCTAATTTAATAAAACAAATATAA
- a CDS encoding D-tyrosyl-tRNA(Tyr) deacylase, with protein MRALVQRVTEGSVSIEGKVRGQIEKGLVILLGITGNDTEEDALFLAGKCANLRIFSDREGKFNLSCLEEKGEILVISQFTLYGDTRKGRRPSFIHAAPPEISEPLYRKFIDKLKKMDLKVEEGVFGARMKVKIYNDGPVTLMVESKGI; from the coding sequence TTGAGAGCGTTAGTTCAGAGAGTAACAGAAGGTTCTGTAAGTATCGAAGGTAAGGTCAGGGGACAGATTGAAAAAGGGTTAGTGATACTTCTTGGAATAACAGGTAATGACACGGAAGAAGACGCACTATTTTTGGCCGGGAAATGTGCGAATTTGCGAATTTTTTCAGATAGGGAAGGCAAGTTTAATCTGTCCTGTCTTGAGGAAAAAGGCGAGATACTGGTGATTTCACAATTTACGCTTTACGGCGATACCCGGAAAGGCAGAAGACCGAGCTTTATACACGCAGCACCTCCGGAAATCTCCGAGCCTTTATATCGAAAATTTATCGATAAATTAAAGAAGATGGATTTAAAAGTTGAGGAAGGCGTTTTTGGCGCAAGGATGAAAGTTAAAATTTACAACGACGGACCGGTAACTTTAATGGTAGAAAGTAAGGGAATTTGA
- a CDS encoding BamA/TamA family outer membrane protein, with protein MDKYSSNAIPKLRDRIVYYSPRAQTQVWARNWIRSSASLIRDTSNTFQSRSVGTRVSGMHRSIPTDGLIDVWDRKVLRTFLTCTFLLLSLLLSVKPVFSYEDDHSPNPKLDQLRIIGNIKISSSKIQNWFKLRKGDFVSKDIIKTRSREVLEKFTENGFYFAKFDSVVFQFNPDSTRTNVSVYVNQGKKIKIDLISIGGIDEGQKLVEDLRTQPGTELNKKILQEDIESILKYYEEKGYPYCKVNVADLRFSGSGEANESRIDIKLIVKPGPEITIAEIEIVGNEQTNESVILRELPLEIGDIYNQRNVDRIQPKLQKLGYFKWVNPPRLELLKNNSGKLIIELAEGRYNRFDGVVGYNPGTQMNDGFVTGLLDISFGNLFGTGRQIEAHWQRKTEKTQDLRFRYLEPWVGGFPLNAGFSFEQLIQDTSYVQRNLGLDFRFLFSENLSFFSQFSKRNISPDSLGSLRFGIPKSSSLNLAVGVSYNTLDNLLNPGKGLYYTSAFEWGRKIVEESSNLDNSSHQKRLLIDFETYFSLFRWQVLALAIHGRQVTSDEPVIPITEHYRFGGTRTLRGYREEQFRGSRIAWTNFEYRYLLGRHSRFFTFVDVGYFFRETLENNEVIAIQDWKVGYGIGLRLETRLGLFGIDYGLGEGDRLSNGKVHIRLINEF; from the coding sequence GTGGATAAATATAGTAGCAATGCCATCCCGAAGCTTCGGGATAGAATCGTTTATTACTCACCGCGTGCCCAAACTCAAGTTTGGGCACGCAATTGGATTCGAAGCTCTGCTTCGCTTATCCGGGACACAAGCAATACGTTCCAAAGCAGGAGCGTTGGAACGAGGGTATCGGGGATGCATAGGTCAATACCGACAGATGGCCTAATTGACGTTTGGGATCGAAAAGTTCTGCGAACATTTTTGACCTGCACTTTCCTTTTGCTCTCGCTCCTGCTCAGCGTTAAGCCAGTTTTCTCATATGAAGATGACCACTCCCCAAACCCGAAACTCGATCAACTCCGGATAATTGGTAATATAAAAATCAGTAGCAGCAAAATCCAAAACTGGTTTAAACTCCGTAAAGGCGATTTCGTTTCTAAAGACATTATAAAAACCCGCAGCCGGGAAGTTTTAGAAAAATTTACAGAAAATGGCTTCTACTTTGCCAAATTTGATTCTGTCGTGTTTCAGTTCAATCCGGACTCGACACGGACGAATGTTTCGGTTTACGTAAATCAGGGGAAGAAGATCAAAATAGATCTAATTTCAATTGGCGGAATTGATGAAGGTCAGAAACTGGTAGAAGACTTAAGAACCCAGCCCGGAACAGAGTTAAATAAAAAAATCCTGCAAGAAGATATTGAATCTATTCTCAAATATTATGAAGAGAAAGGATATCCTTACTGTAAAGTAAATGTGGCGGATCTAAGGTTCAGTGGTTCGGGTGAAGCCAACGAGTCCCGAATTGATATAAAACTAATAGTGAAGCCAGGACCAGAAATAACCATCGCAGAGATCGAAATTGTCGGCAACGAACAGACCAATGAGTCCGTTATTCTTCGAGAGCTGCCTCTGGAAATTGGCGATATTTACAACCAGCGAAACGTTGACAGAATCCAGCCAAAGTTGCAAAAGCTGGGATATTTTAAATGGGTAAATCCGCCGCGGCTTGAATTACTTAAGAACAATTCCGGGAAACTAATAATTGAACTTGCTGAGGGGAGATATAACAGGTTTGACGGCGTTGTTGGATACAATCCCGGAACTCAAATGAACGATGGCTTTGTGACCGGGCTGCTAGATATTTCCTTTGGAAATCTTTTTGGCACCGGCAGGCAAATCGAAGCACATTGGCAGCGCAAGACAGAAAAAACTCAGGATCTGCGCTTTCGTTATTTAGAACCTTGGGTCGGTGGGTTTCCCCTGAATGCAGGATTTAGTTTTGAACAGCTCATTCAAGACACCAGCTACGTTCAGCGAAACCTCGGTCTCGATTTTCGTTTTCTATTCAGTGAAAACCTGTCGTTTTTCTCACAATTTTCAAAGCGGAATATTTCACCGGATTCGTTGGGAAGTTTACGGTTTGGCATTCCCAAAAGTAGTTCATTAAATTTAGCTGTCGGCGTTTCTTATAACACTCTTGATAATTTGCTGAATCCAGGAAAAGGTTTGTACTATACATCTGCTTTTGAATGGGGAAGAAAAATCGTGGAAGAAAGCTCAAATCTTGATAACTCGTCACACCAAAAACGGCTATTGATTGACTTTGAGACTTATTTTTCTTTGTTTAGGTGGCAGGTGCTCGCGTTAGCAATTCATGGCCGCCAGGTAACCAGCGATGAACCGGTCATTCCGATAACAGAGCACTATCGGTTTGGCGGCACCCGGACTCTGCGCGGGTACCGCGAAGAACAATTCAGGGGCTCCCGCATCGCCTGGACAAACTTCGAATATCGCTATCTTTTAGGAAGACACTCACGTTTTTTTACTTTCGTTGATGTCGGTTATTTCTTCCGGGAGACCCTGGAAAATAATGAGGTGATCGCGATTCAGGATTGGAAAGTAGGCTACGGAATTGGCCTGAGACTGGAGACACGCCTCGGACTCTTCGGCATTGACTACGGCCTTGGGGAGGGTGACCGGCTCTCAAATGGAAAAGTTCACATACGTTTAATAAATGAATTTTAA